A single window of Gimesia chilikensis DNA harbors:
- a CDS encoding serine/threonine protein kinase, translated as MNQPSELENLTAEVQTRIEDSCEEYELSWQSGQTPSLEDTIADFAQPTREILLQELILIERYYRLRDSGKIISEQELIQEHPEIADELSRLFAKTHATKTRIAGESDSGQADSSGLRTVEESRLHFEQFPATFGRYQILSRLGEGGMGCVYLARDTQLERKVALKLPQIDKHADAQFIARFYREARAAANLNHPNLCSVYDVDEIDGVHYITMEFIEGESLATLLQEGKKFNQVEAVELIQQLSQALELAHQQGIVHRDLKPANVMIRQDDTPIITDFGLALMSQNEEATQITQHGQIMGSPSYMSPEQVEGDLEKIGPPSDIYALGVIMYELLAGQRPFQGTTASILSQIMTKDPRPVRNIQPDINSRLDQICRKMMARSAEQRYATMQDVTQVLTNWLETDQAVSSRKGLSPGKVLAGMALVAVLLLGITFLKPTAPKGSLHVTLNDERAQVLLDGQPLELKSGSWNGAQEAGSHELSLRIGEQRLPWGELTTVKVDDGEQRVLASVNGLHIKNGRFEISPADIQSAEIRLNWLPSQTPDKSAKVTSPAPDQTGSPVPQVADPAEPFAREREVTEWLIKRGGIVRFNMAHDFKFNIKDIKALPDEPFRLKAIEFQRSRNKPLTDLSRLSQLMTLEELNLNQAKVSSAALKGLQLKQAFETLRILQTELKVSDLKEIQGLEFVDTLELAGSQIDDHFAFLEQMPNLRALEIVDILPDKLKELSESPLLRQSKLRFLRLRPNGEIDDALVQRLQSAQPEMTITSNGSGREEQYLGKPVAQLAAVRLLELGCTMEGHEPGRGSQTFSRENLPSKEIPFSLSRVSLTPKLKLTPEIINALAALPFYYHLSAKGTQNADLLTGVPGLRCASGVRLANSDLTDSAFRKLVEQDPDGYFDIKDTQVTKSLTQQLDQDAPYLAFHSRHGTGRRWLEIVHEKLKSAKQNRVKPTKKETSPRLDDSQLAFERETAEWALRLGARIVIKSAERDDFWVSRIEQLPKEPFRILQIPFDQSREKIQLPSLSRLSRLLSLHSLNISNCGLRPGALKGLEFRNGMKHFCMARTPAKATHLSKEIKGLEHLDTFEISAVQVNDHFQFLDLMSNLRDFHLWNPSTLQLNDLANSSGFKQANLRFLNLHTDGGTFDSDAIRVLQDKKPGMSIIVNDMSGHHRYLGTPVAREAALKLLERGITIIASGPDRSVIPFDKSHSPSETDLFKPLEIILPNNLEFTPELAEMFARLPSFSRLDSKELKNADLLTAVPVLALCSGVRLPDSDLSNQGFETFFQNNPEAYLNLKGSPVTDDKANQVDQEFPFAVFHTSSHHGNRWLKVRVADQQKLPSVPQTEQSDTNPLSSERETAEWVINLGGNVSFKKAHGTESHKNRLDQLPEAPFRILDIDFGRSKQKITLPSLSRLSRLVTLHSLSLMNCSLEPRALEGLRFNENTTEFNIYSTPLKTSDLNPDMGLEHLDTFILGAAQVDDEFRFLELMPRLRELHLYSPVPQELEGLARAPGFAKLNLRFLYIASFGLKFEPELIAKLQNFQPGMTVIDTDGGSMNRYLGIPVAQEAAIKLLEQGCKIVTSNGKTEISAQTYDKSLLPSETELFRPIRVILPRDFEITPESAEALSQLPDFSGLEAPNLRNADLLANVPVLRLCSGIKLPDSDLSDQGITALFRNHPDGYVNAPGTKVTLETGKQIDREFPYAAFHTEFMEGKRWLNEKQKNDKQ; from the coding sequence ATGAATCAACCATCAGAACTGGAAAACCTGACTGCGGAGGTTCAGACCCGCATCGAAGATTCCTGCGAGGAATATGAACTTTCCTGGCAGAGCGGACAGACTCCATCTCTGGAAGACACGATCGCCGACTTCGCGCAGCCCACGCGGGAAATCCTGCTGCAGGAACTGATTCTGATCGAACGTTATTACCGCCTGCGGGATTCGGGTAAAATCATCAGTGAGCAGGAGCTGATTCAGGAGCATCCTGAAATCGCGGACGAATTGTCCCGGCTGTTTGCCAAAACGCATGCGACGAAAACCCGGATTGCGGGTGAATCCGATTCCGGCCAGGCGGACAGTTCCGGTCTGCGCACGGTGGAAGAATCACGCCTGCACTTCGAGCAGTTCCCAGCAACCTTCGGACGCTACCAGATCCTCTCCCGCCTGGGTGAGGGAGGCATGGGCTGCGTTTACCTGGCCCGCGACACACAGCTCGAACGCAAAGTCGCGCTGAAACTTCCCCAGATCGACAAACACGCCGATGCCCAGTTTATTGCCCGCTTTTATCGCGAAGCACGGGCGGCTGCCAATCTGAATCATCCCAATCTCTGTTCGGTATATGATGTCGACGAAATTGATGGCGTGCATTATATCACGATGGAATTCATCGAAGGCGAATCACTGGCAACCCTGCTCCAGGAGGGGAAGAAATTCAATCAGGTTGAAGCGGTTGAATTGATCCAACAGCTGTCCCAGGCGCTGGAACTTGCGCATCAGCAGGGAATTGTGCATCGGGACCTCAAGCCCGCCAACGTCATGATCCGCCAGGACGATACGCCCATCATTACCGATTTCGGACTGGCATTGATGAGCCAGAACGAAGAGGCAACTCAGATCACGCAGCATGGCCAGATCATGGGGAGCCCGTCTTACATGTCCCCCGAACAGGTGGAGGGCGATCTGGAAAAGATTGGCCCTCCCAGCGATATCTACGCGCTGGGTGTGATCATGTACGAACTGCTCGCCGGACAACGTCCTTTCCAGGGAACGACGGCATCGATCCTGTCGCAGATCATGACGAAAGATCCGCGGCCTGTCCGTAACATTCAGCCCGACATCAATTCGCGGCTTGATCAGATCTGTCGCAAAATGATGGCCCGCTCGGCTGAGCAACGCTACGCTACAATGCAGGACGTCACTCAAGTCCTCACAAACTGGCTTGAGACCGATCAGGCGGTCTCATCTCGAAAAGGTCTGAGTCCGGGAAAAGTTCTCGCTGGTATGGCACTGGTCGCCGTGCTGCTGTTGGGAATCACCTTTCTGAAACCCACGGCTCCAAAGGGTAGTCTGCATGTAACCCTGAACGACGAGCGGGCCCAGGTGCTGCTCGACGGGCAACCACTGGAACTGAAGTCAGGAAGCTGGAACGGGGCCCAGGAAGCGGGTTCACATGAACTCAGTCTCCGCATTGGTGAACAGCGGCTTCCCTGGGGAGAACTGACTACCGTCAAAGTCGATGACGGCGAACAGAGAGTGCTGGCGTCGGTCAATGGTCTTCACATCAAAAACGGTCGCTTTGAGATCAGTCCCGCAGATATCCAATCAGCGGAAATCAGATTGAACTGGCTGCCGTCCCAGACACCGGATAAATCAGCAAAAGTCACCAGTCCGGCCCCAGACCAGACCGGGTCACCTGTACCACAGGTCGCTGATCCTGCCGAACCCTTTGCCCGGGAACGGGAAGTCACGGAGTGGCTGATCAAACGGGGGGGCATCGTGCGTTTCAACATGGCACATGACTTCAAATTTAACATCAAAGACATCAAGGCACTCCCTGATGAACCATTCCGGCTGAAGGCAATCGAATTTCAACGTTCCCGGAATAAACCTCTGACGGACTTGAGCCGCCTCAGTCAGTTGATGACACTTGAGGAACTGAACCTGAATCAAGCAAAAGTATCTTCGGCTGCCCTCAAAGGGCTCCAATTGAAACAGGCATTTGAAACCTTACGCATCCTGCAAACGGAATTAAAAGTATCTGACTTGAAAGAGATTCAGGGACTTGAATTCGTCGATACACTGGAACTGGCTGGTTCCCAGATTGATGACCACTTTGCCTTTCTGGAACAGATGCCGAACCTCAGAGCTCTGGAAATCGTTGATATCTTACCTGACAAATTGAAAGAATTAAGCGAATCTCCGCTGCTACGACAATCGAAATTGCGGTTTTTGAGACTGCGGCCAAACGGTGAGATTGATGACGCGCTAGTTCAACGTCTGCAATCCGCACAACCTGAAATGACGATTACTTCAAACGGTTCCGGCAGAGAAGAACAGTACCTTGGCAAACCGGTCGCTCAACTGGCGGCTGTCAGATTACTGGAGCTGGGTTGTACCATGGAAGGTCACGAACCAGGCCGAGGAAGCCAGACATTTTCCAGGGAGAACCTGCCATCGAAAGAGATCCCTTTCTCATTGAGTCGAGTCTCTCTCACTCCTAAGTTGAAACTGACTCCTGAAATTATAAATGCCCTGGCCGCCCTTCCCTTTTATTACCATTTAAGTGCAAAGGGAACTCAGAATGCCGACCTGTTGACCGGGGTTCCCGGTTTAAGGTGCGCCAGTGGTGTCAGGCTAGCAAATTCAGACTTGACTGATTCTGCCTTTCGAAAACTGGTCGAACAGGATCCGGATGGATATTTCGATATCAAGGACACTCAGGTCACAAAGTCTCTCACTCAACAACTTGATCAGGATGCCCCCTATCTGGCATTCCATTCCAGGCATGGTACAGGACGGCGCTGGCTGGAAATTGTCCATGAAAAGCTTAAATCAGCAAAACAGAATCGGGTTAAGCCAACTAAAAAAGAGACGTCCCCCCGCTTAGATGACTCACAACTGGCATTCGAACGGGAAACAGCAGAATGGGCTCTTAGACTGGGAGCCAGGATTGTAATCAAGTCAGCAGAAAGGGATGACTTTTGGGTATCCCGAATAGAGCAATTACCGAAGGAACCATTTCGGATTCTGCAAATCCCCTTTGATCAATCGAGAGAGAAAATCCAGCTTCCCAGCCTGTCACGTTTAAGTCGCCTGTTATCGCTCCACTCACTCAATATCTCGAATTGCGGACTGCGCCCCGGTGCCCTGAAAGGGCTGGAGTTCAGAAATGGTATGAAACACTTCTGCATGGCTCGCACTCCCGCTAAGGCCACACATCTCAGTAAAGAGATCAAAGGTCTGGAACACCTCGACACCTTTGAAATCAGCGCCGTCCAGGTAAATGATCACTTTCAATTCCTTGACCTGATGTCGAATCTCAGAGATTTTCATCTCTGGAACCCAAGTACCCTGCAACTAAATGATCTGGCCAACTCATCTGGATTCAAACAGGCCAATCTGCGATTCCTGAACCTGCATACCGACGGTGGCACGTTTGATTCTGATGCCATTCGCGTGCTCCAGGATAAAAAGCCCGGCATGTCCATCATCGTCAACGATATGTCAGGACACCATCGCTATCTGGGGACCCCTGTCGCGCGAGAAGCTGCGCTAAAACTTCTGGAACGGGGCATAACCATTATAGCCAGCGGTCCTGACCGGAGCGTGATTCCTTTTGACAAATCACATTCCCCATCCGAGACCGACTTATTCAAACCTCTGGAAATCATTCTACCGAATAATCTGGAATTCACACCGGAGCTCGCTGAGATGTTTGCTCGACTCCCCTCCTTTTCAAGGCTGGATTCGAAAGAGCTGAAAAATGCAGACCTGCTGACTGCTGTCCCGGTGCTGGCGCTATGCAGCGGTGTTCGACTTCCCGATTCCGACCTGTCAAATCAGGGATTTGAAACTTTCTTTCAGAACAATCCGGAAGCTTATCTTAATCTGAAAGGAAGCCCAGTTACCGACGACAAAGCGAATCAGGTTGATCAGGAGTTTCCATTTGCCGTGTTTCATACCAGCAGTCATCACGGAAATCGCTGGCTGAAAGTGAGAGTGGCAGACCAGCAAAAGCTACCCAGCGTTCCACAGACAGAACAGAGTGACACAAATCCTCTGTCTTCAGAACGCGAGACGGCCGAATGGGTGATCAATCTGGGTGGTAATGTCAGTTTCAAGAAAGCCCATGGAACTGAATCTCATAAAAATCGATTGGATCAGCTTCCTGAAGCCCCCTTCCGAATCCTCGATATTGATTTCGGCAGGTCAAAGCAGAAGATCACACTTCCCAGTCTGTCGCGTTTAAGCCGCCTGGTGACCCTGCACTCACTCAGTCTGATGAACTGTAGCCTGGAACCCAGGGCACTGGAAGGCTTGCGTTTCAATGAAAACACGACTGAATTTAATATCTACAGCACTCCGCTGAAAACGTCAGACCTGAACCCCGACATGGGACTCGAACACCTTGATACTTTCATACTCGGTGCTGCTCAGGTCGATGATGAATTTCGTTTTCTGGAATTAATGCCGCGATTGCGAGAACTGCATCTTTACAGCCCCGTTCCTCAGGAATTGGAAGGACTGGCGCGTGCGCCCGGTTTTGCAAAATTGAACCTGCGGTTTCTATACATAGCTTCTTTCGGCCTCAAATTTGAACCGGAACTGATTGCCAAACTGCAAAATTTCCAGCCGGGTATGACGGTAATCGATACTGATGGCGGCTCAATGAATCGCTACCTGGGAATCCCCGTGGCGCAAGAGGCTGCCATCAAACTGCTTGAGCAGGGATGCAAAATTGTCACCAGCAATGGCAAAACCGAGATCAGTGCCCAAACGTATGACAAGTCTCTCCTGCCCTCAGAAACCGAACTGTTTCGTCCCATTCGTGTCATCTTACCGCGTGACTTCGAAATCACACCAGAAAGTGCAGAGGCACTGTCGCAACTGCCCGATTTTTCTGGATTAGAAGCACCGAATCTCAGAAACGCGGACCTGTTGGCGAATGTTCCCGTATTACGACTCTGCAGTGGAATTAAACTGCCCGACTCGGACCTTTCAGATCAGGGAATAACAGCACTATTCCGCAATCATCCGGACGGATACGTAAATGCTCCCGGAACAAAAGTAACTCTCGAAACAGGAAAGCAGATCGATCGTGAGTTTCCTTACGCCGCCTTTCACACGGAGTTCATGGAAGGAAAACGCTGGCTGAATGAAAAGCAGAAAAACGATAAACAGTAA
- a CDS encoding DUF3565 domain-containing protein, whose amino-acid sequence MQQPITGYQQDESGHWVAQLVCGHNQHVRHAPPLESRPWVLSAAGRAGMLGYLLECRKCDEGAPADARPG is encoded by the coding sequence ATGCAGCAACCGATTACGGGTTATCAGCAGGACGAATCAGGACACTGGGTGGCGCAGCTGGTGTGTGGACACAATCAGCATGTTCGCCATGCACCGCCTTTGGAATCGCGTCCATGGGTTCTGAGTGCAGCAGGACGGGCCGGGATGCTGGGATATCTGCTGGAGTGCAGGAAGTGTGACGAAGGGGCACCCGCCGATGCGCGGCCGGGCTGA
- a CDS encoding transglutaminase-like domain-containing protein: MWLHASCKLDFEIPVATPFILMLRPRSGSQQWVAREQYMLNPSTEAVEFTDQFGNLCQRLVAPAGSFSIQTAFDIEVADSSDVAPGAPFVPVEQLPDSTLPFLLPSRYCESDRFTQMAATLVESINPGYDQCAKIVEYIQNSLTYAPGEGQEIISATEVNQKSQAVCRDMAHLGIACCRALSIPARMVVGYLEPLEPMDLHAWFEAYVGGRWYTFDPTQQTLDGGRVAIAYGRDAADVAVYTQFGDPVDLQNMEVHVEQISEPTD; the protein is encoded by the coding sequence ATGTGGCTGCACGCTTCCTGTAAACTGGACTTTGAAATTCCCGTCGCGACTCCCTTTATTCTGATGCTGCGTCCGCGGAGCGGCAGTCAGCAGTGGGTGGCCCGCGAGCAATACATGTTGAACCCCAGCACCGAGGCGGTTGAGTTTACCGACCAGTTCGGTAATCTGTGCCAGCGGCTGGTGGCGCCGGCGGGTTCCTTTTCGATTCAGACCGCCTTTGATATCGAAGTGGCGGACAGCTCCGATGTCGCGCCCGGGGCACCGTTTGTGCCTGTGGAACAGCTGCCGGATTCGACGCTGCCGTTCCTGTTGCCCAGCCGGTATTGTGAATCGGATCGCTTTACGCAGATGGCGGCGACACTGGTGGAAAGTATAAATCCGGGTTATGACCAGTGCGCAAAAATTGTGGAGTACATTCAGAACTCATTGACCTATGCGCCGGGGGAAGGGCAGGAAATCATCAGTGCGACTGAGGTGAATCAGAAGTCGCAGGCCGTCTGTCGTGATATGGCGCACCTGGGCATCGCCTGCTGCCGGGCGCTTTCGATTCCCGCGCGGATGGTGGTGGGCTACCTGGAACCGCTAGAGCCGATGGATCTGCATGCCTGGTTTGAGGCGTATGTCGGCGGTCGCTGGTACACGTTCGATCCGACACAGCAGACGCTGGACGGCGGTCGGGTGGCGATTGCCTATGGTAGAGATGCCGCGGATGTCGCCGTCTATACCCAGTTTGGTGATCCCGTTGATCTGCAGAACATGGAAGTGCATGTGGAGCAGATTTCGGAGCCGACTGACTGA
- a CDS encoding SIR2 family NAD-dependent protein deacylase, whose translation MSDPIDPNKVVVLTGAGISAESGLPTFRDMGGLWEQYEITEVASPEAWERDPQLVLDFYNARRTQAVAAEPNAAHHALAELERRYDVVVITQNVDDLHERGGSSNVIHVHGELVKARSTADPELIYEIGGKEIQLGDLCEVGSQLRPHIVWFGEMIHNTDVAVAEIRSAGKVLVVGTSLSVYPAAGLVELASAGAEKLIVSPDLEQEPVGFEWIRGTAVEHVPQIVQRWLEG comes from the coding sequence ATGTCTGATCCCATCGATCCGAATAAAGTTGTGGTGTTGACGGGAGCCGGAATCAGTGCCGAGAGCGGCTTGCCGACGTTTCGGGATATGGGCGGACTGTGGGAACAGTACGAGATCACCGAGGTGGCTTCGCCCGAGGCGTGGGAACGGGATCCGCAGCTGGTGCTGGATTTTTATAATGCGCGTCGCACGCAGGCAGTGGCGGCTGAACCGAATGCGGCACATCACGCGCTGGCGGAACTGGAACGCCGGTATGACGTGGTGGTGATTACCCAGAACGTGGATGACCTGCATGAGCGCGGGGGCTCCTCGAATGTGATTCACGTGCATGGCGAACTGGTGAAAGCCCGCAGTACGGCTGATCCGGAGCTGATTTATGAAATCGGCGGAAAGGAAATTCAGCTGGGCGATCTCTGTGAAGTGGGTTCCCAGTTGCGGCCGCACATTGTCTGGTTCGGGGAAATGATTCACAACACGGACGTGGCGGTTGCAGAGATCCGCAGCGCGGGGAAAGTGCTGGTGGTGGGGACTTCGCTGTCGGTGTATCCGGCGGCTGGTCTTGTCGAACTGGCCAGCGCAGGGGCGGAAAAACTGATTGTGAGTCCGGATCTGGAGCAGGAGCCTGTCGGCTTTGAATGGATCAGGGGGACGGCGGTGGAGCATGTGCCGCAGATTGTGCAGCGGTGGCTGGAGGGGTAG
- the hmpA gene encoding NO-inducible flavohemoprotein, whose amino-acid sequence MLSDKTIAIVKEITPVVAANAETVTRVFYQKMFAGNPEVKAFFNQAHQHSGGQQKALAGAICAYFTHIDNLAALTPAVELIAQKHCSLGIQPEQYPIVGKHLLAAIKEVMGDAATDEILAAVGEAYQLLADVCIERERQIYEEQRTAAGGWNGYRSFVVDRKEPESDVITSFYLKPADDEPLPAWLPGQYITVKIDHPTTPTSPRNYSLSNQPGQDSFRISVKREPGLTADAPDGLISTYLHDQVQVGDTLQIGPPCGEFTLDPAEPRQTPTVMLAGGVGVTPLLSMAQSLIAEQPEAPLYFLQAARNSQTHAFAAEIQELRNQGANVRTLTLYDQPLADDLENQNCDETGILSENILREWTPFTDANFYFCGPKPFMQNVYASLKALNVPADRIHFEFFGPRQDIESAPLAGEPEVTASH is encoded by the coding sequence ATGTTAAGTGACAAAACCATCGCCATCGTCAAGGAAATCACACCAGTTGTCGCCGCCAACGCGGAAACCGTCACACGGGTCTTCTATCAGAAGATGTTTGCTGGAAACCCCGAAGTCAAAGCCTTTTTCAACCAGGCCCACCAGCACTCCGGCGGTCAACAGAAAGCCCTCGCCGGTGCCATCTGTGCCTATTTCACCCATATTGACAACCTCGCCGCCCTCACCCCGGCCGTCGAACTGATCGCTCAGAAACACTGCTCGCTGGGTATCCAGCCTGAACAGTATCCCATCGTCGGCAAACACCTGCTGGCTGCCATCAAGGAAGTCATGGGAGACGCTGCCACCGACGAAATCCTGGCAGCCGTCGGCGAAGCTTACCAGCTGCTCGCAGACGTCTGTATCGAACGCGAACGTCAGATCTACGAAGAACAGCGCACCGCTGCCGGCGGCTGGAACGGCTATCGTTCCTTTGTCGTCGATCGCAAAGAGCCCGAAAGCGATGTCATTACCTCCTTCTATCTGAAACCCGCTGATGACGAACCGCTGCCAGCCTGGCTCCCGGGTCAATACATCACGGTCAAAATCGATCACCCCACCACCCCTACTTCTCCCCGTAATTACAGTCTCTCTAACCAGCCAGGACAGGACTCGTTTCGTATCAGTGTCAAACGGGAACCCGGTCTCACCGCGGACGCTCCCGACGGTCTCATCTCCACTTACCTGCACGATCAGGTCCAGGTGGGTGATACTCTGCAGATCGGTCCCCCCTGTGGTGAGTTCACCCTCGATCCCGCAGAACCCCGACAGACACCGACCGTCATGCTGGCCGGCGGCGTCGGCGTGACCCCCCTGCTCTCGATGGCGCAGTCGCTGATCGCAGAACAGCCTGAAGCTCCGCTCTATTTCCTGCAGGCAGCCCGTAACAGCCAGACCCACGCATTTGCTGCAGAAATTCAGGAACTCCGCAATCAGGGTGCCAACGTCCGCACGCTCACGCTCTACGATCAGCCACTGGCAGACGATCTGGAAAATCAGAACTGCGACGAAACAGGAATCCTGAGTGAAAACATTCTGCGTGAATGGACTCCCTTCACCGACGCCAACTTCTACTTCTGTGGCCCGAAACCCTTTATGCAGAACGTCTACGCCAGCCTCAAAGCCTTGAATGTCCCCGCAGATCGAATTCATTTCGAATTTTTCGGTCCCCGGCAGGACATCGAATCGGCCCCACTCGCAGGCGAACCGGAGGTTACAGCCTCGCACTGA
- a CDS encoding DNA alkylation repair protein, protein MKTHPAQQFAVGPSIMKGTPLKEIMNGQLVKLIGVSLAEVTPGFDTPTFQKRAKRNLNKLELKERALNIAHAMAEQLPEDFDELAPLLIKSLGPKLQATEQNGLAPFFYFPHSQLIAEYGADHLENGLKVCYELTQRFTAEFCIRPFLIAHRDKSLKQLKRWTKDANPHVRRLVSEGTRPRLPWAMRLRDFQDDPGYTLPLLESLKDDSELYVRRSVANHLADIAKDHPAVAYEVCHKWLSEIDDMQKPEQIKNRRWVLRHAVRLPAKKEVPEALAIRKAAADRKT, encoded by the coding sequence ATGAAAACGCACCCCGCACAACAATTTGCTGTCGGCCCCTCGATCATGAAGGGTACGCCTCTTAAAGAAATCATGAACGGTCAGTTGGTGAAACTGATCGGCGTCTCACTGGCAGAGGTGACCCCGGGATTCGACACACCCACTTTCCAGAAACGTGCCAAACGCAACTTGAACAAACTGGAACTGAAGGAACGGGCTCTCAACATCGCACACGCGATGGCCGAACAGCTGCCGGAAGATTTTGACGAGTTGGCACCGTTACTCATCAAATCACTCGGTCCCAAGCTGCAGGCGACCGAGCAAAACGGGCTGGCGCCGTTCTTTTATTTCCCTCACTCGCAGTTGATCGCCGAGTATGGTGCCGACCATCTGGAGAACGGTTTGAAAGTCTGTTACGAATTGACGCAACGCTTCACCGCCGAATTCTGTATTCGCCCGTTTCTGATCGCGCACCGCGATAAAAGTCTGAAACAGCTCAAACGCTGGACGAAAGATGCCAACCCCCATGTGCGGCGTCTCGTCAGTGAAGGGACACGTCCCCGGCTTCCCTGGGCGATGCGGTTACGGGACTTTCAGGATGACCCCGGTTACACACTGCCGCTGCTGGAAAGTCTTAAGGACGATTCCGAACTCTATGTGCGGCGTTCGGTAGCCAATCATCTGGCTGATATTGCCAAAGATCATCCCGCAGTCGCCTACGAAGTCTGTCACAAATGGCTGTCAGAAATTGATGACATGCAGAAACCGGAACAGATTAAAAATCGTCGCTGGGTTCTACGACACGCCGTACGCCTGCCGGCCAAAAAAGAAGTTCCCGAAGCCCTCGCCATCCGCAAAGCAGCCGCTGACAGAAAAACATGA
- a CDS encoding RrF2 family transcriptional regulator, giving the protein MLSKTHEYALRAAACLAGQPGKPASADYLAEKTKVPRRYLTRVLQDLAAAGIVKSRSGPKGGYELIHDPSELSILDIVNAIAPMERINSCPLGLKSHTSLCPLHAELDRVYAEAEAAFGRVTIGQLLESTTTIVPLCES; this is encoded by the coding sequence ATGCTTTCAAAGACTCATGAATACGCTTTGCGGGCGGCGGCCTGCCTGGCGGGGCAGCCTGGTAAGCCTGCTTCGGCCGATTATCTGGCGGAAAAGACGAAGGTTCCCCGGCGTTATCTGACGCGGGTTCTGCAGGATCTGGCGGCAGCGGGGATTGTGAAATCGCGGAGTGGTCCCAAGGGGGGCTATGAGCTGATTCACGATCCCTCTGAGTTGTCGATTCTGGATATTGTCAATGCGATCGCCCCGATGGAGCGGATCAACAGCTGTCCGTTAGGTTTGAAGTCGCATACCAGTCTGTGTCCGCTGCATGCGGAGCTGGATCGCGTGTATGCGGAAGCGGAAGCGGCGTTTGGCAGGGTGACCATTGGGCAACTGCTGGAATCGACGACAACAATTGTGCCTTTGTGTGAGAGTTAA
- a CDS encoding c-type heme family protein has translation MLKTGLVTSLAVTALFLFNLNLSGADPQEEKGGAEQPSPAAVERTRDTVKMLDDIYKNAVVLITDKYVNDEEDFPAGSAAVELFKRVGKTGFHQVRLIDATGEPYEPKNVAKSKFEKQGIKQLKAGKSYYEAVVVKDGKPYLQAMTPIPVVMKKCVMCHPHYKDAKEGEAIGAISYELPIR, from the coding sequence ATGCTCAAGACAGGATTGGTTACCAGCCTCGCAGTGACTGCTCTGTTTCTGTTCAATCTGAATCTATCTGGCGCTGACCCGCAGGAGGAGAAGGGGGGCGCGGAACAACCTTCCCCGGCAGCAGTCGAACGGACACGCGACACCGTCAAGATGCTGGATGACATCTATAAGAATGCGGTGGTGCTGATTACGGATAAGTACGTGAATGATGAGGAAGACTTCCCGGCAGGGAGTGCAGCCGTCGAGTTGTTCAAGCGGGTGGGGAAGACCGGTTTTCATCAAGTGCGTCTGATTGATGCGACGGGAGAGCCGTACGAACCCAAAAACGTAGCGAAGAGTAAATTTGAAAAGCAGGGAATCAAGCAGCTGAAAGCGGGCAAGTCTTACTATGAGGCAGTCGTGGTCAAGGATGGAAAACCATACCTGCAGGCGATGACGCCGATTCCGGTAGTGATGAAAAAATGCGTGATGTGCCATCCGCATTATAAAGACGCCAAAGAGGGAGAAGCGATCGGCGCGATCAGCTACGAACTGCCGATCCGGTAA